From Impatiens glandulifera chromosome 7, dImpGla2.1, whole genome shotgun sequence:
TTATCGGTATTATATCGTTGATACCGAAAATAACATatctacttaaattaaaaactaattaggtatgattacttaaaaaaatgttagacaaaactaaaaataaaatatttctatcattaaataaaaaaaatatttttaataattcaatatttctAGAGACTAACgaagattaaaatttaaaattagttataaaagttggagttaacattaataaatataagtatagTTTTCAAAATAGACTAGAGTAAAGTAGGGGTGTTCCAATATTTGGTATGAACCGAATATTCGAATAAatcgaatttgaattttattttcagttttcgaattgaatttcaaaccaattctaattcaaatacgattttcgaattggttttcgagtttgggtttcaactcaaaaacaaaaccgaaaaccgaattcattttttattatttattctttcaaacttagcttaagaaaaaatttaaaataatcaaattagaatattttgaattcaagaataaataataaaagaaaaatgaaataaaagcaCCCGTGATCTAGTGGTAGAATATTACCCTGCCACGGTACATACCAGGGTTCAATTTATGCTAGTTCCAAAAGATATAAAAAacgaattcggtttgaattcgaattattcaaaattcgaaccgaatatcaaatttgaatttggttcaatttaattaaaatttattcgaattcagttcggtttttgaattgtctaaataatataaaaattcgaataaaccgaaccgAAAAACTCGAATAACCAAAAAATCAAACCGATGAACAATCATAGAGTAAAGTCGTAGAGTAAAGTCGAGTGATGGAGATTTATAACTGTTTTCAATCGcttttttatatgtaatttttttaataaattgattaatattttatgcTTAGGAGTTAGAAAgagttttggttttaaaattgttCTTACTCTCTTTCAAGTCGTGAAAAAAACAAacactttatagtgaaattaaattagtttcgtatcacataaaataaaatgtctaaaGATTACATATATTAGATTAGATTATAGTATAGtataattatactttaatttaatttgattttcaaagaTTTATGTTTCTATAAATAACATTGAAtctatttaagaaataaataaactggTAAGGTTAGATAGATtcatatacataataaataccTTAGAAGTTGagttttaaatatgttaaaaaaaggaaataaatttattaagattattGATTCGATGATCAATGTTAGATAACTAAAAATCTTTTAATGacgaataaatcaaatttatagtaattaaagtataattatCTATAGTTTTAtaagtaattatttataaatgttattttggtatatatcgATATACATAAGTTTTGAAAATCTAATATCTTTACCGTATTAATAATTTCGATATAAGTATAACCTTATCAATTTTTTGGATAtactgaaaattttaatatttttgatattttacagtatgatatttttgttatataaaaatatcggtaatttttatATCCTTAATTATTAGTACTAGATAttgtatttgtttgtttttaaacaaaatcattttattcTTTGTTGTTATTTGTGTTGGAACattcttcaaatataaatataagtgtaaaactattttattactAGATGTTTATGATAATTGTATACTACCACAAAACATGCATAGGATTTACAACCGtataataaactattaaaatgaaaaaaaataataattatagaatatttaatagaaatgatttctttttaaTCGACACAGTAAATCAATCATTAACGTTTCTTTTTATTCGACCCAATAAATCATTGTTCTTTTGTGTTAATAGATGTAAATACGACAAAAAGTTGACCAAAATATTCAATCAATGAACATGAACTTgaacaaaatatcttaaatgTTCTCACTAGAAAAACTAGACTGCATactaagtaaaaaaaatctatatttttctGTCACATTACAAAAGAAATCTTTGTGCTATCTTAACtctcaaaatatcaaatatatttctcaATGGTGCAATATAAATATGTATCTTTACTCATAATTTTGTACTGCCATAAAAATTGTTAAAGTTGAGATTATGATAGAATTATACTTTGTAGTAAACTTAAAACGAAAAAGGTAAGAATATAAATGATAAGAATGTTAAGTCGACTTATGTATGATGTTTGTGGATACGCGAATACGACAAAAAAAAATCGACCCAAATCATTCAACTAATGACGACTAAAGTTATCACTTTATTGCGagtaaaaataaatctttctaTCATTCTACATAAACAAAATATCTAACTATGTCAACTCAATCATTGGCTTGACATTGCTCCCGATATATCAATATTTCTCCATGGTGCAATGTCAATATGTATCTCTagtcatgattttttttttttaaaaaatgttattgatTATTAGTAATAGATATTGCATTTGTATATTTTAACTAAACACCAAATTACTTATGTTTTTAgcattaataaaactaaaaaaatgatttatgatagaattatactaattttttttagcaataaaactaaaaaaaataattaaattatccaAATGATAGGaagttattgttattttttctttttaaattttactgTTATATTTTTGCTTATAGATCATCCTTCAAATGTaaatataagtataaaattatttatagtgaTACGATTATTCTCTGTGATCAACTCAATAaatcattttttgttttgtttcagaTAACATGAATACGACAAAAACTCGACCTAAATCATTCAATTATCTcggtataatatatttttaacctaaACCAGATAAATCGACACAAATCACGTTGGTCTATACCATCCAAAATTAATTGCAAAAGTCTATCATTACTAGCAAGCAAAACTTGTTGGCTCTAGCAATATTTGTCTACCTCAACAAGAGtcattgtataatttttttaaatgtgtaaaaacaatcaaaatattttgaatattacaaaactttaaaaaaattattcaaataattctttgtctttattactttaaattttatgttatggGATCCTTTAAACGGCCGGCCTATTCCCCAAGAATGAAAAAAGTGGACAACTGTCAGCCAGCCAGCCAGCAGTCACGCGGCTACAGCTTAGTTGTTGAGACTGGGCCTAAATGACCGGGCccaatcaatttatttattttaatatttttcttttcaagatcttcaaatttttttaatttaatataataataaaattactactTGCATTAATTACactctctctctcctcttacTTTGtccacaaataaaaaaaaagaaaaaaagaaaaccaaGCTCTTCCATTTTGGTATAAAATGGAACCCAAACCCTTATTTTTCTCTCTAGCCTGCTGACTCTCTCTATTACCTTTCATTTCTCCTTTCAGGAGGTCGGTTTTCGTGGTTTTCGTTTCTTCATCAGCTCAGGTATTCTCATGGCCATCTCCgtcttctttttctctttcgtttgattatcaaattattgtttttcattcagaattttcttatttttcgtTTCCTCATTCAGGATCTGTAAAAAACGATGAATATCTCTTTAGATCTGAAtgtttaaatattcaattaggAGTTTCAGCTGAACGGCTTTAGGAAATTCATGTTTTAGGTTTTGAATCTCCTTCGATGGACGGTTATCATGTTTTCCGTTCTACAGATCTGACGGAAAAGAATTGAAAATCTGATCATTTCCTGTAGATCTGAGGTTATTTTCGATGAAATAGTGGCTGGATCTGTATTTTTTTATCTGGATAATCTTAGATCTGTTCTAGATTTAGTTTTGAATTTTCTTATCTAAGGCTTGACATGCATCTTTTAGATACTTGACATCAGTTTGTTCTAATTTTTGTTTTCAGATTAGGTTTTTCAAACAAGATCTGTAAGAAAATGAATCAATATGCAGTCCAGATGAACTCTCATGGTACTACTTATGAGGATGTTAGGAGCTTTGACCGGAGAGAGAAGGAGACTGTAGTTTGTCCAAAGCCGCGTCGATTTCCTCTTGTGAACTCGACTGTGAATGATCCGGTTAGATCATTCAGATGGCATCATAGGTAGGTACTGCTATTATGTTTTAGGGTTTCCTGTTGTTACTTTACATGTTGTAGTTGTTAAATATTGATCAATTATCTCTTGATCTGCTAGTTATGTACCTGATCCATGTGAATCCAGAGTTGGAGCAGATCTGTTGGATATCCTCCTCCCCAAGGTAAAAATTCTTGATTTTTCACTTTAGTTTGGTCAAATTTGATCTGAATTTGGATAATTTTGATGGTTATTCTTGTTTTACAcagggtggtggtggtggttatGGTTATGGTCTGGATCAAGTATCCTCGTCGCCCCCATTTTTTTGTGGGTCACCGCCGAGCAGAGTATCTAACCCTTTAATCCAAGATGCGCGATTTGGGGACGAGAAGTTCTCTCCAATATCGCCTCAAACCATTCCAATTCCCTCTGGTTTGTCTTCTCCATCGCCCACTCCTTCCTCCAGGAAAGGAGGATGCATTAGGGCTAACTTTGGAAACAATCCGTCTGTGAGAGTTGAAGGGTTTGACTCACTGGACAGGGATCGACGTAACTGTAGTATCCCTGCTCTGGCCTAGATGAAAGTAAATAccgagaagaagaaggaagctAAGCTAAGTTGATTTTGCAATGGTTTTTTGACAAGTGAGGAAGATCATGAGAAGAATCCTTGTTTTGTTTAGAGTTTTTTTGTAAATAGTGTTGAAAAAAAGTCTGTATCTAATGAGTTAAGTTGAGTCTAGAAGTCTAGTTTTGTATGTAAATGGGTTTAGtagtaagttaaaaataatttgaggtaaGATGTGTGAAGATCTTTGTAGGAAGCAAATGGTGAGAAGATGGAAAAAGAGACCAAACCACATGGATCATTGTAAGTATGACAGAAAAAATGTGGtctctttcttttatatatatatatattattcaaattccATTTTGGGTTTTGATAGATTACTATATTAGTTGTAGATAgctgttttttttgttttttttttttgtaaaggaACAAAAATTGTATAAAGCAAGTCATTGTGTAGTTATAAACTTATTATCCTTTTTGAGTAATTTTcaacatttttcttaattttattgtatatacatatgctttttgtttttcaagtttctttctttttattaggGTTGTTTCACTATTgcctatatataaatttatttattgtaaaattttcttttacaaaatataaaaaagttaagaaatttttaatttttttgtctaattttattatagtttttaattCTAGGGTTTATTTACAAAGATATTctttatatgtattattaagtataaaatttgattatattaattcaattatttaaatattttttttataaaattatttgttaagtaatctaaatttaaaattgttaaggtttattttttaatttaataaataagactAATTTAGTCTTCTCTACAATaggaaaattttataaataaatttaaactaatatcTACTTTATTTGGAGTTTAGTGGAatcaaattttagatttttaagatAATACCAATTTGGTCAATACATGTTTACTTcttaaactattaaataatgATCAAAATAATCTCAACTTACAATTATTCTATTACCTAAAttacatacaaaaataaatagtaaGAGTAAACTATTAATGCTAAATCTAAGAAACTCattaccaaaaaaaattgtattttaataataatatcataccatataatatttgtatgataataaatagaa
This genomic window contains:
- the LOC124945457 gene encoding uncharacterized protein LOC124945457, with the translated sequence MNQYAVQMNSHGTTYEDVRSFDRREKETVVCPKPRRFPLVNSTVNDPVRSFRWHHSYVPDPCESRVGADLLDILLPKGGGGGYGYGLDQVSSSPPFFCGSPPSRVSNPLIQDARFGDEKFSPISPQTIPIPSGLSSPSPTPSSRKGGCIRANFGNNPSVRVEGFDSLDRDRRNCSIPALA